One genomic segment of Caldimonas brevitalea includes these proteins:
- a CDS encoding T6SS immunity protein Tdi1 domain-containing protein, which yields MEAFMCSAAGDVFFEAPDRSIHWLDTGQGQLAQVSDTRDLFLAALRDDAGAEWFLAPVVDQLLAEGKLLAEGQCFAFKVLPILGGTYAAENMVPMSAAEWYGFSGHVHHQIKDLPEGTSMSFKISDA from the coding sequence ATGGAAGCATTCATGTGCTCCGCCGCAGGGGACGTGTTCTTCGAGGCGCCGGATCGGTCGATTCATTGGCTAGACACCGGACAAGGTCAACTTGCTCAGGTGTCAGATACTCGGGATCTCTTTCTAGCCGCTCTTCGAGACGATGCGGGTGCTGAATGGTTTCTTGCACCGGTCGTCGATCAATTGTTGGCTGAAGGTAAGTTGCTGGCAGAAGGCCAGTGCTTCGCATTCAAAGTGCTGCCAATACTGGGTGGTACCTATGCAGCAGAAAACATGGTTCCTATGTCAGCCGCAGAGTGGTATGGGTTCTCCGGGCATGTGCATCACCAAATCAAAGATCTTCCTGAAGGAACTTCGATGTCCTTCAAGATAAGTGATGCCTGA
- a CDS encoding DUF4304 domain-containing protein, whose product MSSVELRAPILAAVQSLLRPLGYRKSASLFARQSEDVVHLVEVQGSRHSTSTDAKFTVNVAVFASALVYPDVRDVTKPSIAGAHWRKRLGRLSRENEDVWWRVSTIEQAEAVAHDIAVRLEQYAILRSWPCLTSPR is encoded by the coding sequence ATGTCATCCGTCGAATTACGAGCTCCGATCCTGGCGGCTGTGCAGTCGTTGTTGCGTCCGCTAGGATACCGGAAATCCGCAAGTCTCTTCGCGCGTCAATCGGAAGATGTTGTGCACCTTGTCGAAGTACAGGGGTCTCGACACAGCACGTCAACTGACGCAAAGTTCACGGTAAACGTCGCTGTGTTTGCTTCGGCGCTTGTCTATCCGGACGTGCGTGACGTAACGAAGCCGTCTATTGCGGGCGCACACTGGCGAAAACGGCTTGGTCGCTTGTCACGCGAGAATGAGGACGTATGGTGGAGGGTATCCACTATCGAACAGGCGGAAGCTGTGGCCCACGACATCGCGGTCCGTCTTGAGCAGTACGCGATCCTGCGCTCTTGGCCTTGCCTAACCTCGCCGCGTTAG
- a CDS encoding response regulator has protein sequence MATILVVDDELGIRALLSEILSDEGHSVELAENAAQARAFREHTRPDLVLLDIWMPDVDGITLLKEWGATGQLTMPVIMMSGHGTIDTAVEATKFGAMAFLEKPITLQKLLRSVEQGLARQSPRPALPATQQVMLSSGGARELTVEHTLASPQTANHNAPLALGPQSEQVFVLDRPLREARDAFEKAYFEFHLAKENGSMTRVAEKTGLERTHLYRKLKQLGVDLSRNKRSGGN, from the coding sequence ATGGCCACCATTCTTGTTGTTGACGACGAACTCGGCATCCGCGCGCTGCTCTCGGAGATCCTCTCCGACGAAGGGCACAGCGTTGAGCTGGCTGAGAACGCGGCGCAGGCACGCGCCTTCCGCGAGCACACGCGCCCCGATCTCGTGCTGCTCGACATCTGGATGCCAGATGTCGACGGCATCACGCTGCTCAAAGAGTGGGGGGCCACCGGGCAGCTGACGATGCCGGTGATCATGATGTCGGGGCACGGCACGATCGACACCGCGGTGGAGGCGACCAAGTTCGGGGCGATGGCTTTCCTCGAAAAGCCGATCACGCTGCAGAAGCTGCTGCGCTCGGTGGAGCAGGGCCTGGCGCGCCAGAGCCCGCGCCCGGCGCTGCCGGCGACGCAGCAGGTGATGCTGTCGAGCGGTGGCGCGCGTGAGTTGACGGTGGAGCACACGCTCGCCTCGCCGCAGACGGCCAACCACAACGCACCACTCGCCCTCGGCCCTCAGTCTGAGCAGGTGTTCGTGCTCGACCGCCCGCTGCGCGAGGCGCGCGACGCGTTCGAGAAGGCGTACTTCGAGTTCCACCTGGCCAAGGAGAACGGCAGCATGACACGTGTGGCCGAGAAGACCGGGCTGGAGCGCACCCACCTGTACCGCAAGCTGAAGCAGTTGGGCGTGGACTTGTCGCGCAACAAGCGCTCGGGCGGCAATTGA